A genomic region of Candidatus Methylomirabilota bacterium contains the following coding sequences:
- a CDS encoding ABC transporter substrate-binding protein, translated as MSTRREFLNLALVGGTAAALAPRPAGAAVKSMGVVHESSFIKGFDDFFVKTLSPEYEKLTGIKVTYEPVSVGSMLTRLTTIVETKSGPEIVATGVNWPHLFDAGLLDVTDVAQEIGKKIGPWHDNIFDSVVVNKKWKALPWGNIGQLEVYRTDWFKEAGINKFPDTWEDLLSAGRLLKKKGHPFGFEIGHGFGDNHGWMYPLLWSYGGHEVDKDGKTVVIDSDETAKAVDFCRRFYKETMLEDVLGWTDVNNNKAFFGEQISCTNNAMSILIVAKRDFPDIAKVTDHALNPQGPKGRYHLYNPQSHAIASHAPDPAAAKAFLRWLYDDKQLSRWLVAGEAYYAPFLHGYDNHPMWNADPRYMVFKESLKTSHLHGWPGPAGHQLSESVAKYVVVDMFAKACRGDSTKDVIATAASQLKQIYKAR; from the coding sequence ATGAGCACTCGACGTGAATTCTTGAACCTGGCCCTGGTCGGCGGCACCGCGGCGGCCCTCGCACCTCGGCCGGCCGGCGCCGCCGTCAAGTCCATGGGCGTGGTCCACGAAAGCTCGTTCATCAAGGGCTTCGACGACTTCTTCGTCAAGACGCTCTCGCCCGAGTACGAGAAGCTCACCGGCATCAAGGTGACCTACGAGCCGGTGAGCGTCGGTAGCATGCTGACCCGCCTCACCACCATCGTGGAGACGAAGTCGGGCCCGGAGATCGTCGCCACCGGCGTGAACTGGCCCCATCTCTTCGACGCGGGGCTGCTCGACGTGACCGACGTGGCCCAGGAGATCGGCAAGAAGATCGGCCCGTGGCACGACAACATCTTCGACTCGGTGGTGGTGAACAAGAAGTGGAAGGCGCTGCCCTGGGGCAACATCGGCCAGCTCGAGGTCTACCGCACCGACTGGTTCAAGGAAGCCGGCATCAACAAGTTCCCCGACACCTGGGAGGACCTGCTCTCCGCGGGCCGGCTCCTCAAGAAGAAGGGGCATCCCTTCGGCTTCGAGATCGGGCACGGCTTCGGCGACAACCACGGCTGGATGTACCCGCTGCTCTGGTCCTACGGGGGCCACGAGGTGGACAAGGACGGCAAGACGGTGGTGATCGACTCCGACGAGACCGCGAAGGCGGTGGACTTCTGCCGCCGGTTCTACAAGGAGACGATGCTGGAGGACGTGCTCGGCTGGACCGACGTCAACAACAACAAGGCCTTCTTCGGCGAGCAGATCTCCTGCACCAACAACGCGATGTCGATCCTGATCGTGGCCAAGAGGGACTTCCCGGATATCGCCAAGGTCACCGACCACGCGCTCAACCCGCAGGGGCCCAAGGGCCGCTACCATCTCTACAATCCTCAGTCGCACGCCATCGCCTCGCACGCTCCGGATCCGGCGGCGGCCAAGGCCTTCCTGCGCTGGCTCTACGACGACAAGCAGCTCTCGCGCTGGTTGGTGGCGGGCGAGGCGTACTACGCCCCGTTCCTGCACGGCTACGACAACCACCCGATGTGGAACGCGGATCCGCGGTACATGGTCTTCAAGGAATCGCTCAAGACCTCGCACCTGCACGGCTGGCCCGGGCCGGCCGGCCACCAGCTCTCCGAGAGCGTGGCCAAGTACGTGGTGGTGGACATGTTCGCCAAGGCGTGCCGCGGCGATTCGACCAAGGACGTGATCGCCACCGCGGCCAGTCAGCTCAAGCAGATCTACAAGGCCCGTTAG
- a CDS encoding sugar ABC transporter permease yields the protein MAVRPEPFARSASAPARTFTLRGVLEREGAFSWIMLAPGVAFLLAFVAYPFFYGIWLSLQDRPVARAGVFVGFANFISLAHDGVFWQVSQNTFLYTAVTTVLKLLGGLAMALVVNQRFHGRSLVRAFLLLPFIVPTILSVVAWMWIFDPTYSVINWTLVHTGLIDTGFSWLGNQTLAMVAIIIVNTWRGIPFYGITILAGLQTISPDLYEAAAIDGATVRQRFWHVTLPIIKPILIIVTMFSVIFTFSDFQIVYALTHGGPANATQVFVTYAFDLAMSGGQLGMGAAAALTMLPVLAVMIVLLTFYLRRD from the coding sequence ATGGCGGTCCGGCCGGAGCCGTTCGCCCGATCGGCCTCGGCCCCCGCGCGGACGTTCACCTTGCGTGGCGTCCTCGAGCGGGAAGGCGCGTTCAGCTGGATCATGCTGGCGCCGGGCGTCGCCTTCCTGCTCGCGTTCGTGGCCTACCCGTTCTTCTACGGCATCTGGCTGAGCCTGCAGGACCGCCCGGTGGCCCGGGCCGGCGTGTTCGTGGGGTTCGCCAACTTCATCAGCCTCGCCCACGACGGGGTGTTCTGGCAGGTCAGCCAGAACACCTTCCTCTACACCGCGGTGACCACCGTGCTGAAGCTGCTGGGCGGCCTCGCGATGGCCCTGGTGGTCAACCAGCGCTTCCACGGGCGGAGCCTCGTGCGCGCGTTCCTGCTCCTGCCCTTCATCGTGCCCACCATCCTGAGCGTGGTGGCGTGGATGTGGATCTTCGATCCCACCTACAGCGTGATCAACTGGACGCTCGTCCACACCGGGCTCATCGACACCGGCTTCTCGTGGCTCGGCAACCAGACCCTCGCGATGGTGGCGATCATCATCGTCAACACCTGGCGGGGCATCCCCTTCTACGGCATCACCATCCTGGCGGGGCTGCAGACCATCTCGCCCGATCTCTACGAGGCCGCGGCCATCGACGGGGCCACCGTGCGCCAGCGCTTCTGGCACGTGACCCTGCCCATCATCAAGCCGATCCTGATCATCGTGACCATGTTCTCGGTGATCTTCACCTTCTCGGACTTCCAGATCGTCTACGCGCTCACCCACGGGGGCCCCGCCAACGCGACCCAGGTCTTCGTCACCTACGCGTTCGACCTCGCGATGTCGGGCGGCCAGCTCGGCATGGGCGCGGCCGCCGCGCTCACCATGCTGCCGGTGCTAGCGGTGATGATCGTGCTGCTGACCTTCTACCTGCGGCGGGACTGA
- a CDS encoding acyl-CoA dehydrogenase, translating to MDFTYTAEQDRFRAEIRRWLAQNLTDDLRIEDPTDERVAPDRDTFERRRQWQRRMYAAGWVGISWPTAYGGRGATLMEQVIYDEECFRARAPVLPGYSGIGMAGPTIIEWGTEEQKRRYLPRILGADDIWCQGYSEPGAGSDLASLSTRAEDRGDHFVVNGQKVWTSGAQFADWIYLLVRTDPAAPKHRGISYLLVDMRTPGITVRPLVLLNGHRHFNEVFFVDVAVPRANLIGKQNEGWKPAMTTLMYERKGGGGRGHEEQLARLRALAATVPLDGRPAWESPVIRQRFAQLVIEAQCQRYTRMRNLTRQLRGEPPGPEGSILKLFGSELGVRIADFAGELLGPHALLNRPSDQVPDGPRWYNRVLSARQYTIAGGTSEIQRNIIGERVLGLPK from the coding sequence ATGGATTTCACCTACACCGCCGAGCAGGACCGCTTCCGCGCCGAGATCCGCCGATGGCTCGCCCAGAACTTGACCGACGATCTCCGCATCGAGGACCCCACCGACGAGCGGGTGGCCCCCGACCGGGACACCTTCGAGCGGAGGCGGCAGTGGCAACGGCGCATGTACGCGGCGGGATGGGTCGGCATCTCGTGGCCGACGGCCTACGGCGGCCGTGGCGCCACCTTGATGGAGCAGGTCATCTACGACGAGGAATGCTTCCGGGCGCGCGCGCCCGTGCTGCCCGGGTACTCGGGCATCGGCATGGCCGGGCCGACCATCATCGAGTGGGGCACCGAGGAGCAGAAGCGCCGCTACCTGCCCCGCATCCTGGGAGCCGACGACATCTGGTGCCAGGGCTATTCCGAGCCCGGCGCGGGCTCGGATCTGGCGAGCCTCAGCACGCGCGCCGAGGATCGCGGCGACCATTTCGTGGTGAACGGGCAGAAGGTGTGGACGTCGGGCGCCCAGTTCGCGGACTGGATCTACCTCCTCGTGCGCACCGATCCGGCGGCCCCGAAGCACCGCGGCATCAGCTACCTGCTCGTGGACATGCGGACGCCCGGCATCACGGTGCGGCCGCTCGTGCTCCTGAACGGCCACCGCCACTTCAACGAGGTGTTCTTCGTGGACGTGGCGGTGCCCAGGGCCAACCTGATCGGCAAGCAGAACGAGGGCTGGAAGCCCGCGATGACCACGCTCATGTACGAGCGCAAGGGCGGCGGCGGCCGCGGCCACGAGGAGCAGCTCGCGCGCCTGCGCGCGCTGGCCGCGACCGTCCCCCTCGACGGCCGCCCCGCGTGGGAGAGCCCGGTGATCCGCCAGCGCTTCGCCCAGCTCGTGATCGAGGCGCAGTGCCAGCGCTACACGCGCATGCGCAACCTCACGCGGCAGCTCCGCGGCGAGCCGCCGGGGCCCGAGGGCTCCATCCTCAAGCTCTTCGGCTCCGAGCTGGGCGTGCGCATCGCGGACTTCGCGGGCGAGCTGCTCGGCCCCCACGCACTCCTGAACCGGCCGAGCGACCAGGTGCCGGACGGCCCGCGCTGGTACAACCGGGTGCTGAGCGCGCGCCAGTACACCATCGCGGGCGGCACCAGCGAGATCCAGCGCAACATCATCGGCGAGCGGGTATTGGGTCTACCAAAGTAG
- a CDS encoding LLM class flavin-dependent oxidoreductase, whose amino-acid sequence MKFGIFLAPFHRVGENPTLAMNRDMELIEWMDHLGYDEVWIGEHHSAGWEIIASPEVFIAAAAERTRHIMLGSGVTSLPYHHPLMVANRFVQLDHMTRGRSMLGCGPGALVSDAYMMGIEPVTQRQRMDEALDAIMALLRCEEPVTMKTDWFELREARLHLAPYTDPHFPIAVASTITPAGVMTAGKHGVGVLSIGAGLPGGPEALSNQWKIAEQTAARHGKTMDRKHWRLVVNVHVSDDDERALGEVNRGERHETVTYFEDTLGRPPGRADDPLRDGVKMGTTLVGTPDTVIRGIERLQELSAGGFGGLLFRAHEWADREQTLRSYELFARYVMPRFQGSLATVRDSNDWARTNRKTIFSPNVEAVRRAFTDAGRPIPAEYRNRTVGARDVDEPSGG is encoded by the coding sequence ATGAAGTTCGGCATCTTCCTGGCGCCGTTCCACCGGGTCGGTGAGAATCCCACGCTCGCGATGAACCGGGACATGGAGCTCATCGAGTGGATGGACCACCTCGGCTACGACGAGGTGTGGATCGGCGAGCACCACTCCGCGGGCTGGGAGATCATCGCCTCTCCCGAGGTCTTCATCGCGGCCGCGGCCGAGCGCACGCGCCACATCATGCTCGGCTCCGGGGTCACGAGCCTGCCGTACCATCATCCGCTCATGGTGGCCAACCGTTTCGTGCAGCTCGATCACATGACCCGCGGCCGCTCGATGCTGGGCTGCGGCCCCGGCGCCCTCGTCTCCGACGCCTACATGATGGGCATCGAGCCGGTGACCCAGCGCCAGCGGATGGACGAGGCCCTCGACGCGATCATGGCGCTGCTGCGGTGCGAGGAGCCGGTCACCATGAAGACGGACTGGTTCGAGCTGCGGGAGGCGCGGCTCCATCTGGCCCCGTACACCGATCCCCACTTCCCGATCGCGGTCGCGAGCACCATCACTCCGGCCGGGGTGATGACCGCGGGCAAGCACGGCGTGGGGGTGCTGTCGATCGGCGCCGGTCTGCCCGGGGGCCCCGAGGCGCTCTCCAACCAGTGGAAGATCGCCGAGCAGACCGCGGCCAGGCACGGCAAGACGATGGACCGGAAGCACTGGCGCCTCGTCGTGAACGTGCACGTCTCCGACGACGACGAGCGGGCCCTGGGCGAGGTCAACCGCGGCGAGCGCCACGAGACCGTGACGTACTTCGAGGACACGCTGGGCCGCCCGCCCGGGCGCGCCGACGATCCGCTGCGAGACGGCGTGAAGATGGGTACCACCCTGGTCGGCACGCCGGACACCGTGATCCGCGGCATCGAGCGGCTGCAGGAGCTGAGCGCCGGCGGGTTCGGCGGGCTGCTGTTCCGCGCCCACGAATGGGCCGACCGCGAGCAGACCCTGCGGAGCTACGAGCTGTTCGCCCGCTATGTGATGCCGCGCTTCCAGGGCTCGCTGGCCACCGTCCGCGACTCCAACGACTGGGCTCGCACCAACCGCAAGACGATCTTCAGCCCCAACGTCGAGGCGGTGCGTCGCGCGTTCACCGACGCGGGCCGGCCGATCCCGGCCGAGTACCGCAACCGCACGGTGGGGGCGCGGGACGTGGACGAGCCCAGCGGCGGCTAG
- a CDS encoding GNAT family N-acetyltransferase: MSLELRDARGSAADREWLTRVYPFYLHDLSEFDDGYYRLDEGGRWTPDHLPDWLDDATDHTLILIESGERVGAALINQAPSPHMSPGVGFRMAEFFVLRAHRGRGIGRRAVFALFDRFPGVWEISELPRNAPAIRFWRRVIGAYSNGRFHETRDAAAVRQVLDTTR; this comes from the coding sequence GTGAGCCTCGAGCTGCGCGACGCGCGCGGCTCGGCCGCCGACCGGGAGTGGCTGACCCGGGTCTACCCGTTCTACCTGCACGACCTCTCCGAGTTCGACGACGGCTACTACCGGCTCGACGAGGGAGGCCGGTGGACGCCGGACCACCTGCCCGACTGGCTCGACGACGCGACCGATCACACGCTGATCCTGATCGAGTCCGGTGAGCGGGTGGGGGCCGCGCTGATCAATCAGGCACCGTCGCCCCATATGAGCCCCGGCGTGGGTTTCCGGATGGCCGAGTTCTTCGTGCTGCGCGCGCACCGCGGGCGGGGGATCGGGCGTCGGGCGGTCTTCGCCCTCTTCGACCGCTTCCCGGGCGTCTGGGAGATCTCGGAGCTGCCGCGGAACGCCCCGGCGATCCGCTTCTGGCGCCGCGTGATCGGCGCCTACAGCAACGGCCGGTTCCACGAGACGCGCGACGCCGCCGCGGTTCGCCAAGTCCTCGATACTACCCGGTAG
- a CDS encoding carboxymuconolactone decarboxylase family protein, with protein sequence MTDTNREQQADALIARMKKARGYMYPEWEFAARQDPEFVEAYNRLYEQSLGEGQHVSAKVRGFVAIALLCFRGSERPGLVAHMRRAMEFGATPGELFEVLEACVVPGGAPTFHRGLGALMEVVGPSTRPPAR encoded by the coding sequence GTGACCGACACCAACCGAGAGCAGCAGGCCGACGCGCTCATCGCCAGGATGAAGAAGGCGCGGGGCTACATGTACCCGGAGTGGGAGTTCGCAGCCCGCCAGGACCCCGAGTTCGTGGAGGCCTACAACCGGCTCTACGAGCAGTCGCTCGGCGAGGGCCAGCACGTCTCGGCCAAGGTGCGCGGGTTCGTGGCCATCGCGCTGCTCTGCTTCCGGGGGTCGGAGCGGCCTGGGCTCGTGGCCCACATGCGGCGCGCGATGGAATTCGGCGCGACGCCCGGCGAGCTGTTCGAGGTGCTGGAGGCCTGCGTGGTGCCGGGGGGCGCGCCCACCTTCCACCGCGGGCTCGGCGCCCTCATGGAAGTGGTGGGCCCGTCGACCCGCCCCCCGGCCCGCTGA
- a CDS encoding carbohydrate ABC transporter permease: MIEARGFVSRTLRLYLPLLLCLVAMLFPFYWMLITSIKPNRELYSQKVMPLIVHQPTLKHYYDLLSETNFLLWTYNTMLVAVVTTLISLVLGAMIAYPLARMNFPGAAVVAIGVAATYLVPQPLLFIPMADIINRLELNNTLSAVMLTYPTLLIPFSAWLLMGYFKSVPRELEEAARIDGASRFQAMWRVVLPLTTPGLLSAGIFAFTLAQNEFLYALIFLSKSEVRTVPVGAITELIRGDVFYWGQLMAAAMLGSIPVAVIYSFFVDYYVAGLTAGSVKS; encoded by the coding sequence ATGATCGAGGCGCGCGGATTCGTGTCGCGGACGCTCCGGCTCTACCTGCCGTTGCTGCTCTGCCTCGTCGCGATGCTGTTTCCGTTCTACTGGATGCTGATCACCTCCATCAAGCCGAACCGCGAGCTGTACAGCCAGAAGGTCATGCCGCTGATCGTCCACCAGCCCACGCTCAAGCACTACTACGACCTGCTCTCCGAAACGAACTTCCTCCTCTGGACCTACAACACGATGCTGGTCGCGGTGGTGACCACGCTGATCTCGCTGGTACTGGGCGCGATGATCGCCTACCCGCTGGCCCGCATGAACTTCCCGGGTGCCGCGGTCGTGGCCATCGGGGTGGCCGCGACCTACCTGGTGCCTCAGCCGCTCCTGTTCATCCCGATGGCCGACATCATCAACCGGCTCGAGCTCAACAACACGCTCAGCGCGGTGATGCTGACCTACCCCACGCTGCTGATCCCGTTCTCCGCGTGGCTCCTGATGGGCTATTTCAAGAGCGTGCCGCGCGAGCTGGAGGAGGCCGCCCGCATCGACGGGGCCAGCCGCTTCCAGGCCATGTGGCGCGTGGTGCTGCCGCTGACCACCCCGGGGCTGCTCTCCGCGGGCATCTTCGCCTTCACCCTCGCCCAGAACGAGTTCCTCTACGCGCTGATCTTCCTCTCCAAGAGCGAGGTGCGCACCGTGCCGGTGGGGGCCATCACCGAGCTGATCCGCGGCGACGTCTTCTACTGGGGCCAGCTCATGGCCGCGGCGATGCTGGGCTCCATCCCGGTGGCGGTGATCTACTCGTTCTTCGTCGACTACTACGTGGCGGGGCTCACCGCGGGGTCGGTGAAGAGCTAG